The Theileria orientalis strain Shintoku DNA, chromosome 3, complete genome genome window below encodes:
- a CDS encoding uncharacterized protein (protein of unknown function DUF726 family protein), which translates to MYTRLQRQNSFGPRESKSTLVISRIMELKILEGESSIPNASPIVLDSINNSLQLLIDSCDSTGPVICELPKFVKNVTISQCDLSEKELINKRYFEYFEGYSLANNVQYIPVEIECLSTMSTELSKSILALFVSIVFEYISEDKNLRETELIKWGSTFLKRIGNFLGLNELDITSIIKPVSENLELKQLGMNFDDLRLEKQIHIDYIKEQLAPMQEKINEFFKQTLGTFSDGENENEADDIEGIKGSDKTSPYSEKTKGSFDKTAGYREGSDQYHGHEAGEYDRQNETSEYKQYGEKDFDLLLDDEDDEGEVDDDEEYFKRNFIETYNKEGKYKYDSGKYKGSVSSMIKPKDQFQKLGEQFDELTEPGTKYANRFDEFTEPSYKAESSTNQQSGSPKYADTLEELTEPSYKGIEHVTDKNFSEGVEADPGELFDVFGGSASKKDEDGAKVTEDNEESGLYRPSEYNEDYDYQDYSREYSKEDYQQEYKLDGSSETVPRAEVEYDDPVSSFFSIENDASVGLAASDAAVGAGEHGYNEGHEASVPAVQIEYNDEYREPEEHCESTNDKPKVDLTNMLSNFLSNDSSLDIFNAEEHVTSPVLTDLENVDTSGINRLVSVSDTGTEHTNMGYEDETREVEEEELLRKMEKSMVHRTSMPLNDDYDNLLYDMSNLNLPPKKNKSLLSKIGSNISKKINRVFSINSERTSRTTPSQSINTGSSAYPHQDYLNDLTLIEKSPDIVAVLVRNLVLKYIINGYNDSRGQAIFGLFSNLLGVTCGSLLSIENNMVSDLVGIMDMNAAKTTTKKMTKRLKILSATVGGTALLALTAGVASPVLAVGVVFLGLSGTGVSTYLSSSEGTNILRNMFGLNVSLTQFKAKRDLMTNLQFIQLNPSGMRESAREHDSSRFLLKDSPRLDSPRDKDDQNNYIGICICVGNNIFLNEIFFFENNSVDMRSSETNRHFDSEYIDIWKQQFPVPINDLYLLKWESKLLASLHRMLLKLRALSIYDKCRELYRTYNNTVYTTQPDGAANELDEEDPLAPDVRDSSGGNKYRNEEGSSGNYYSGSAGDGSPSGCEPSPRGGPGPRWPLKDARTINWPVGLVQLCSNLDNCWLVCRNRAETCGALLANAICDKMLTGDRHISLVGYSMGARAIFYCLLALFERNRINTVKDVVLMGLPSTAGHAEWSKCSSVVAGRLVNVYNENDWVLAFLYRYTSNFRVAGLAPVLHERVENYNATSLFTSHVDYLENVSKITAHLNIQL; encoded by the exons acGATATTTCGAGTATTTTGAAGGATATTCACTCGCAAATAATGTACAGTATATCCCAGTGGAGATAGAGTGCCTGTCGACCATGAGCACGGAGCTGAGTAAGTCGATTCTAGCGTTGTTCGTGTCAATAGTGTTCGAGTACATATCGGAAGACAAAAACTTGAGAGAAACGGAGCTTATTAAATGGGGAAGTACGTTCCTGAAGAGAATAGGGAACTTCCTGGGACTGAACGAGCTGGATATAACTTCGATAATAAAGCCGGTGTCAGAGAATTTGGAGTTGAAACAGCTGGGAATGAACTTTGACGATTTGAGGCTGGAAAAGCAGATACACATTGACTACATTAAGGAGCAGTTGGCGCCAATGCAAGAGAAGATAAATGAATTCTTTAAGCAAACGCTGGGAACGTTCAGTGACGGAGagaatgaaaatgaagcaGATGACATTGAAGGAATAAAAGGGTCTGATAAGACGAGCCCATACTCGGAGAAGACGAAAGGATCATTCGATAAGACAGCAGGGTACAGGGAAGGATCAGATCAGTACCACGGTCATGAGGCTGGTGAGTACGACCGTCAGAACGAAACGAGTGAATATAAACAGTACGGTGAAAAGGACTTTGATTTGCTGCTGGACGATGAAGATGACGAGGGGGAAgtggacgacgacgaggagtacTTTAAGAGGAATTTTATAGAAACGTACAACAAGGAAGGAAAGTATAAGTATGATAGCGGAAAGTACAAAGGCAGTGTGAGTAGTATGATTAAGCCCAAGGACCAGTTTCAAAAACTGGGAGAGCAGTTTGACGAGTTAACTGAACCTGGCACTAAATATGCCAACAGGTTCGACGAGTTCACAGAGCCGAGCTATAAGGCTGAGTCGAGCACGAACCAACAAAGTGGGTCTCCGAAGTACGCAGATACACTAGAAGAGTTGACAGAGCCTAGTTACAAAGGGATTGAGCATGTTACAGATAAGAACTTTAGTGAGGGAGTTGAGGCAGATCCAGGAGAATTATTCGATGTGTTTGGTGGGTCGGCTAGTAAGAAAGATGAGGATGGTGCTAAGGTGACTGAAGACAATGAAGAAAGTGGGCTTTATAGGCCATCAGAATATAACGAAGACTACGACTACCAGGATTATTCTAGAGAGTACAGTAAAGAAGATTATCAGCAAGAATATAAGCTAGATGGGTCATCAGAAACAGTTCCCCGTGCCGAAGTTGAGTACGATGACCCAGTATCATCCTTTTTTTCGATTGAAAACGACGCATCGGTTGGACTGGCTGCTAGTGATGCAGCGGTAGGAGCTGGTGAACATGGTTATAATGAGGGGCACGAAGCCTCAGTGCCTGCAGTGCAAATTGAGTACAACGACGAATATAGAGAGCCGGAGGAGCACTGCGAGAGCACAAATGATAAGCCTAAAGTGGATTTAACGAACATGCTGAGTAACTTCTTATCAAACGACTCCTCACTGGATATATTTAACGCAGAGGAGCATGTGACGAGTCCAGTACTAACAGACCTGGAGAACGTGGATACATCGGGAATAAATAGACTAGTGTCAGTGTCCGATACAGGAACCGAGCACACGAACATGGGATACGAAGATGAAACCAGAGaagtggaggaggaggaattGTTGAGAAAGATGGAAAAATCAATGGTGCACAGGACGTCGATGCCACTGAACG ATGACTATGACAACTTGTTGTACGACATGTCGAATTTGAACCTGCCGCCGAAGAAGAATAAGAGTTTGCTGTCGAAGATAGGCAGTAACATTTctaagaaaataaatagagtCTTTTCAATCAACTCGGAAAGGACGAGCAGAACGACGCCATCACAGTCGATAAACACGGGATCGAGTGCATATCCACATCAAG ACTATTTGAACGACCTGACGCTGATTGAAAAGTCGCCGGACATAGTGGCAGTGCTGGTGCGCAACCTGGTGTTGAAGTACATAATCAACGGCTACAACGACTCGAGAGGACAGGCGATATTCGGACTCTTCAGCAACCTGCTGGGAGTGACCTGCGGAAGCCTGCTGAGCATAGAGAACAACATGGTCTCGGACCTCGTGGGAATCATGGACATGAACGCAGCTAAGAcgacgacgaagaagatgacCAAGAGGCTCAAGATACTGAGCGCAACAGTGGGAGGCACGGCGCTGCTGGCGCTGACGGCAGGAGTGGCCTCGCCAGTGCTCGCAGTCGGCGTGGTCTTCCTGGGACTCTCGGGCACGGGCGTCTCCACGTACCTGAGCTCGAGCGAGGGCACGAACATACTGAGGAACATGTTCGGCCTCAACGTCTCGCTGACGCAGTTCAAGGCGAAGCGAGACCTGATGACGAACCTGCAGTTCATACAGCTCAACCCGAGCGGAATGCGCGAAAGCGCAAGAGAACACGACTCGAGCAGGTTCCTGCTCAAGGACAGTCCGAGGCTGGACTCGCCGCGGGACAAGGACGACCAGAACAACTACATCGGAATCTGCATCTGCGTGGGCAACAACATCTTCCTGAACGagatcttcttcttcgaaaACAACTCCGTGGACATGCGCTCGAGTGAGACGAACCGGCACTTCGACTCTGAGTACATCGATATCTGGAAGCAGCAGTTCCCAGTGCCGATCAACGacctgtacctgctgaagtGGGagtcgaagctgctggCGTCCCTGCACAGgatgctgctgaagctgaggGCGCTCTCGATCTACGACAAGTGCCGCGAGCTCTACCGCACCTACAACAACACCGTCTACACCACGCAGCCGGACGGCGCGGCGAACGAGctcgacgaggaggaccCGCTCGCGCCCGACGTGCGCGACAGCAGCGGCGGCAACAAGTACAGGAACGAGGAGGGCAGCAGCGGCAACTACTACTCGGGCTCCGCGGGCGACGGCTCGCCGAGCGGCTGCGAGCCGTCGCCCAGGGGGGGCCCGGGCCCCAGGTGGCCCCTGAAGGACGCGCGGACGATCAACTGGCCCGTGGGCCTCGTGCAGCTCTGCAGCAACCTCGACAACTGCTGGCTCGTCTGCAGGAACAGGGCGGAGACGTGCGGCGCGCTGCTGGCGAACGCGATCTGCGACAAGATGCTCACCGGCGACCGCCACATCTCGCTCGTGGGCTACTCGATGGGCGCGCGCGCGATCTTCTACTGCCTGCTCGCGCTCTTCGAGCGCAACCGGATCAACACCGTCAAGGACGTCGTGCTCATGGGCCTCCCGAGCACTGCGGGCCACGCCGAGTGGTCGAAGTGCTCCTCGGTCGTCGCCGGCCGCCTCGTGAACGTGTACAACGAGAACGACTGGGTGCTCGCCTTCCTCTACCGCTACACTTCGAACTTCAGGGTTGCCGGGCTCGCGCCCGTGCTCCACGAGCGCGTGGAGAACTACAACGCCACGAGCCTCTTCACGTCCCACGTGGACTACCTGGAGAACGTGTCAAAAATCACCGCGCACCTGAACATTCAGCTCTAG